The following coding sequences lie in one Saimiri boliviensis isolate mSaiBol1 chromosome 6, mSaiBol1.pri, whole genome shotgun sequence genomic window:
- the LOC101036516 gene encoding protein FAM118B, whose amino-acid sequence MASTGSQASDIDEIFGFFNDGVPPTKKPRKLLPSLKTKKPRELVLVIGTGISAAVAPQVPALKSWKGLIQALLDAAIDFDLLEDEESKKFQKCLHEDKNLVHVAHDLIQKLSPRTSNVQSTFFKDCLYEVFDDLESKMEDSGKQLLQSVLHLMENGALVLTTNFDNLLELYAADQGKQLESLDLTDEKKVLEWAQEKRKLSVLHIHGVYTNPSGIVLHPAGYQNILRNTEVMREIQKLYENKSFLFLGCGWTVDDTTFQALFLEAVKHKSDLEHFMLVRRGDVDEFKKLRENMLDKGIKVISYGNDYADLPEYFKRLACEISTRGRAGMVREGQLNGSSAAHSEIRGCGT is encoded by the exons ATGGCTTCTACAGGGAGCCAGGCCTCTGATATAGACGAGATTTTTGGATTCTTCAATGATGGCGTACCCCCCACCAAAAAGCCCAGGAAGCTGCTTCCAAGCCTAAAAACTAAGAAGCCTCGAGAACTTGTGCTAGTGATTGGGACAGGCATCAGTGCTGCAGTTGCACCTCAAGTTCCAGCCCTCAAATCCTGGAAGGGGTTAATTCAGGCCTTACTGGATGCTGCCATTGATTTTGATCTTTTAGAAGATGAAGAGAGtaaaaagtttcagaaatgtCTCCATGAAGACAAGAACCTTGTCCATGTTGCCCATGACCTTATCCAGAAACTCTCTCCTCGTACCAGTAATGTTCAATCCACATTTTTCAAGGACTGTTTATATGAAGTATTTGATGACTTGGAGTCAAAAATGGAAGATTCTGGAAAACAGCTACTTCAGTCAGTTCTCCACCTGATGGAAAATGGAGCCCTTGTATTAACTACAAATTTTGACAATCTCCTGGAACTGTATGCAGCAGATCAGGGGAAACAGCTTGAATCCCTTGACCTTACTGATGAGAAAA AGGTCCTAGAGTGGGCTCAGGAGAAGCGGAAGCTGAGCGTGCTGCATATTCACGGAGTCTACACCAACCCTAGTGGCATTGTCCTTCATCCAGCGGGATATCAGAACATACTGAGGAACACCGAAGTCATGAGAGAGATTCAGAAACTCTACGAAAACAAGTCATTTCTTTTCCTGGGCTGTGGCTGGACTGTGGATGACACCACTTTCCAGGCCCTTTTCCTGGAGGCTGTCAAGCATAAATCTGACCTAGAACATTTCATGCTGGTTCGGAGAGGAGACGTAGATGAGTTCAAAAAGCTTCGCGAAAACATGCTGGACAAGGGGATTAAAGTCATCTCCTATGGAAATGACTATGCTGATCTACCAGAGTATTTCAAGCGACTGGCATGTGAGATCTCCACAAGGGGTAGAGCAGGGATGGTGAGAGAAGGTCAGCTGAATGGCTCATCTGCAGCACACAGTGAAATAAGAGGCTGTGGTACATGA